ttgtttttgtcaattgACAACTGATAGAGTGTGTTCATCTTAGAAGATGTCTAAAAGACATCGCTTGGACTTGGGCGATGATTACTCTTCCAATAAGAAGAGGTCTGACGGGTATGTGAAGCTGTATGGTGGCGTATCCGCTATATGCTAGCAACGAGCTAAACTTTAGCTGGCGCTAGTTTAGTTTGCTAACAGCCTACTGGGACAATGTTGAGACAATTCCGCCCCAGTAGTTACCAACATAACAGTAGAGGAACCAAAATTCCTCAATAGAATTGGAATGTCATTATCTTGCGTAGTTATAATGGTTAGTTATGCTAACAACAGCGTAGCCGGGCAGCTAGCTAGTGATGGCCTTCACTAGTAAACGAAGCATCGACGCTGTCTGTTTCATTCATCATACACGTGTGTGGCTAATGTTAAAATTAGCCAGTAGCTAGTTGTCGTCTCGTACTGGTTTGAGCGGTGTATGTCGAATAGAAAACCTCTGCTGATAGTTTTTGTGCACCAGTGACCAGGCTTCTTTATGTTGGTTGACTTAGTGCAATTTATTTAAGCTTGAATTCAAAGTATAACTATACAGCTGTCGCTTAATTTGCACAATATTATTACACgagtatttttgttgttgcattcTGCATTAGAATGTGCAGATATTATTATTTGACAATCGGTTTGCAACTACTATACTATCTACCTATTAAAAACTATTGCCACATTTTAATTACTACTATTACTAaagaagttgtgtgtgtgtgtgtatatatatgtatgtgttgTAGTAGTCAGGGGTGGTgcaagaggtgaaacgtcttccaactttaaaaccaagtccagatgacatcccctaaaactactacaatggaaccaacctggatgaatgagagtcttcatatatatatatatatatatatatatatatatatatatatatatatatatatatatatatatatatatatatatatagcaacCAAGAAACCGGGCATCATAATTACAGCATCATCTTGAAAGGACTCATTGTGAAGTTCATCTTAACCCCTTTGGGAGAAATTCTACATTTAGAcaaaaagcagtaaaaatgCATCATGTAAACGCGCAGTTTGTAATACTCTGCCCGATCATACTCATTCAGATCATTACTTTGGTTGCGATCGAGATAGGTTGACTATGCCGATTTATGGTCCGATGGTGGTGCtggactcgtagcttcgtgtttgcaggcaggggagggtgctttgttatggTGTgcgctaggcctgcacaatataccgcaaatttatcgttatcgcgaaatcaagctgtgcaatatgcataccgcaaaagacggcaaaaatcgcaataaatgattaccttaaatgtgctaaaacaaactcatggcagcttgaaatattgaataaatgaaataaatccctttatgcatttaaccaatcagaaggacctgtttacgttgttgatcaatcagatgagcccttttatgtttgatgtttgcctcctacgtcgacaagggtcatttggagtataatttttaaactgttgcagtgaaatggaaagaatgttttttttttttttgctatttgtttatataccgcaatttatatcgttatcgcaatattaattaccaatatcgcatatcgcgagttttcctcatatcgtgcagccctagtgttCGCTCTGAAGGAGGTTTCGGACCGCAGTCCATCCATCCGGCCGCTCCGCGTGATTgagctgctggactcaggagaaccctGGTTCCTGGGAGGACTGTCTCCtagcagaggagcagctttaAGATGCGTGTTAGCTAACGGAGGCTGCTTTTGAACGGAGAAATGCTGCCCAGTCGTGAGAAACTGTGTAAACAATCATGACTTTATGTTTCCAATCGTATCCAAACAAAATAAGGCTGATGTTgttcccacatatttatgttCAGTCGAGATGCAGATTTCCCgcgtggattttttttaactgtgtcctctgctaaatgttgttttttgctcGTATTAacttaaccctaacccttcttccagcttcagccaagaaaaaaaaaagttgagcgaacaaacatttaatataatcataacaataataaaagcacgtttagaagatcgtctcgctCTATGCTGCAGGTTTCTTTGTGTACAACAGAACtcaatatttcttcttctacggtcGTTTCCGGTGTTTTAGAGAGTTCtgcttttgtccaaatgattttTTCTGATCGAAAGTGTGGCGTAGGTTTGTTATAATTGGATAAGTTTTTTTGgacccatgtacacagttcgaTTCTAATCGGATCAAAGATATTTAAGCatagaaatgtttctgtttttttaattgctctcaGTAAACAAAAGGTGTCCCACTTAAGATTCACTTAACccttttttaactgtattttgtAAGGGGATGCTGTTAttctttttactgtttatttttgctttgattcaAATTCAAGGGGCAGCTtggtcataaaaataaatattaatataacttttaaattatttatataaatCCACAGGAGGGATCGAGATCGGGACAGGGATCGTGAGGACCGCTCCAGGGATAGGGACCGGGACAGAGACAGGGATAGAGACTCCAAGCCTTCTGCTGCAGTCTCCAACAGCACAGCACCTGTGGCCAGCTTACCCACTCTTAAGCAGATGCCAATGCATCAGCAGATCAACCCTTTCACCAACCTGCCACACACACCGCGTTTCTATGAGATCTTAAAGAAGAGGTTACAGCTTCCTGTGTGGGAGTATAAGGAGAGCTTCACCAACATCATCACACGTCAGCAaagctttgtccttgtaggagaGACAGGCTCtgggaaaaccacacaggtAATATTTACGAAAATTTTCAGTTTTCAAACTGGATTTGCAGAACTTGCTttgttaatatatatatattttttgtttatgaaatTCTAACATCAACATTCATGTCAAACTCTAGATCCCACAGTGGTGTGTGGACATGGTTAGAGGTTTGCCTGGTCCCAAGCGAGCTGTAGCCTGTACTCAGCCAAGGCGAGTGGCTGCCATGAGCGTCGCTCAAAGGGTGGCAGATGAAATGGATGTCATGCTTGGACAAGAAGTCGGCTATTCCATCAGATTTGAGGATTGCAGCTCTGCTAAAACAATCCTAAAGTAAGTATTGCTTATTGAATCAAACACTGCAGTATtttcaacaaacaaaagaagttAACGAATGCCTGCGGCTGTTTTAGGTACATGACAGACGGTATGTTACTGAGAGAAGCTATGAACGACCCTCTGCTGGAGCGATACGGTGTGATCATTCTGGACGAGGCCCACGAGCGAACTCTAGCTACAGATATCCTGATGGGAGTGTTGAAAGAAGTGGTCCGTCAAAGATCTGACCTGAAGGTATTCTTCTTTCAAGCTTTTCTTGTATCAAATAATTTCTGTTCTGTTcagtcttcacttcctttttcgaaaatgtcaaacacaaaATTGCATGCTAATGTGTGTAATTACTACAAATCGCTAAGGAAGCACAAGTTGCTTTTCCCAAACTTTGCCAAAAGTGATCGCGTTTCTAAAAAGTGTGCATTTGCACATGGATGgaatttttttatctgcacaGGTGATTGTCATGAGCGCCACTCTGGATGCTGGGAAGTTCCAAGTATACTTTGACAACTGTCCTCTGCTAACAATTCCTGGACGCACACATCCTGTAGAGATCTTTTATACCCCTGAGCCAGAGCGGGACTACCTTGAGGCGGCGATCCGCACAGTCATTCAGATTCACATGTGCGAGGAAGAGGAAGGCGACTGCCTTTTGTTTCTCACAGGTCAAGAGGTAtctgaatttccttttttttaaaagtctgttaCAAACGGCATTACCTTAAAACTACAAATTGAAACCTCATGTTTTGTTCTAGGAAATAGACGAGGCTTGCAAGAGGATCAAACGTGAGGTTGATGACCTGGGTCCTGAAGTCGGGGACATCAAAATCATTCCGCTGTATTCCACGCTGCCTCctcagcagcagcaaaggaTCTTTGAGCCGCCTCCTCCAAGGAAACCCAACGGTGCCATTGGCAGAAAGGTGCGTTTTAGGTCAATTCTTCCTAATGTTGACATTTCATGTGATCCGACTTGGGTTGAGCCAAAAGTCTGCTGTTTTCTCTGTAGGTCGTAGTGTCAACAAACATCGCTGAGACTTCTTTAACAATTGATGGAGTGGTTTTTGTAATCGATCCTGGATTTGCCAAACAGAAGGTAAACAAGTAAGGAAAAAATTCCCCTATGTTGGcttcagttaaaataaaaattgttctgATTTGACATTTGTGTTAAGGTGTACAATCCTCGGATCAGAGTGGAGTCTTTGCTGGTCACAGCCATCAGTAAAGCTTCTGCCCAGCAGAGGGCGGGTCGCGCCGGCAGAACACGACCAGGGAAATGCTTCCGTCTCTACACGGAGAAAGCCTACAAAACTGAGATGCAGGCAAGTgactttttctgcagaaaccaaaactattttctctttgaattaaaaaaaactgtcccaCTGTCTTTCATAGTTCTATAATAAAGCATGAAATAATATACTTTGTATTGGAAGCAGTCTCTGGTTCTGGCTTCACATGAATGAAAACTGTTGGACTATTTAAGAAATCCTTCTAACAAGTACAAATGCATCTTTCGCAAACCCATAGATGCTCAGCAAACTGAAGGACAAACcatttgtaataaataaatgtagagAAATGAATCACCTTGCAgtggttaaaagaaaattcctgtgaattgaaaaatgtttttagatccaaacctttttcaattttgtttggCTTTAGAGTTCATTTTGATTCATACTTTAGTACATTTAACCAATTCAGTTAGTTtataaaaagcagtttttacaGATCTAAGGATACAAACTGGACAAATGTGAAACCTTAAGGAAAAACATATCATTTTAATCCTCTTATACCAGAGTGTTTACATACTTTTGCCTTCCAAAATGTTTATGCAATAAACACAAGTCCAGCAGAAGCGGGGAAAAGCAGTTTTGCACTGATATGTAAAACTTTACAATATTCAACATACATCAACTGATTCAGCATCTCGAGTGTTAAAGGGTCAAACCATCTCTAGAAGCATATTTTGCAAACACGCTTTAACACTTTGCCTTGACAACA
The sequence above is a segment of the Oryzias latipes chromosome 1, ASM223467v1 genome. Coding sequences within it:
- the dhx15 gene encoding pre-mRNA-splicing factor ATP-dependent RNA helicase DHX15, with the protein product MSKRHRLDLGDDYSSNKKRSDGRDRDRDRDREDRSRDRDRDRDRDRDSKPSAAVSNSTAPVASLPTLKQMPMHQQINPFTNLPHTPRFYEILKKRLQLPVWEYKESFTNIITRQQSFVLVGETGSGKTTQIPQWCVDMVRGLPGPKRAVACTQPRRVAAMSVAQRVADEMDVMLGQEVGYSIRFEDCSSAKTILKYMTDGMLLREAMNDPLLERYGVIILDEAHERTLATDILMGVLKEVVRQRSDLKVIVMSATLDAGKFQVYFDNCPLLTIPGRTHPVEIFYTPEPERDYLEAAIRTVIQIHMCEEEEGDCLLFLTGQEEIDEACKRIKREVDDLGPEVGDIKIIPLYSTLPPQQQQRIFEPPPPRKPNGAIGRKVVVSTNIAETSLTIDGVVFVIDPGFAKQKVYNPRIRVESLLVTAISKASAQQRAGRAGRTRPGKCFRLYTEKAYKTEMQDNTYPEILRSNLGSVVLQLKKLGIDDLVHFDFMDPPAPETLMRALELLNYLAALNDDGDLTELGSMMAEFPLDPQLAKMVIASCEFNCSNEILSITAMLSVPQCFVRPTEAKKAADESKMRFAHIDGDHLTMLNVYHAFKQNHESNQWCYDNFVNYRSLMSADNVRQQLSRIMDRFNLPRRSTEFTSRDYYINIRRALCTGFFMQVAHLERTGHYLTVKDNQVVQLHPSTVLDHKPEWVLYNEFVLTTKNYIRTCTDIKPEWLVKIAPQYYDMSNFPQCEAKRQLERIIAKLESKEYSQY